One window of Nitrososphaerota archaeon genomic DNA carries:
- a CDS encoding prolyl oligopeptidase family serine peptidase, protein MLKKELGDWLQIQHEMMLSIDSPTFRLMMLDFIENYTENLVRKSLPKNIEEWKCMKDNIKEKLLKSLGLLPLPERKELKIEKTGILKKDDYHIEKIVFEAWPKIKVTGHLYVPEKASFPAPAILYACGHWLENGKFEPDIQACCIGLAKLGFVVFVIDPIGQGERGPRWYDHGHLEILLVGLSQAGFSVWEHIRAIDLLSSLDIVDPNKIGMTGASGGGLYTLYTSAIDERIKVSVPVCYITSFLPFLKSMRGANWNGGIDLCNQVPNIISYADTYETVGLLAPRPCMIITASKDPQFTPQAAKDVYDKASMIYDLYKEKNKIALVEVDSVHGYCKEMREAAYGWFMKWLMGKGNGSPISEPIFTVEDPLSSEIRCLPTPLLQGSLITQLVEELDKKNIYKLPKDKNELIEYQNFVRAKLIEILGNFPEKSDLNERVTSIGKFKDFVIERVLFSSEHGIQVPSFLILPNKVDLKSFIIYLDDKGKEQCLKNMLSDFFIKQKIPIFAIDVRGIGDTKYAEEFEIATDSLMIGRSLLGQRVWDIIRAVDYLYKRFSSTHVKIIGNGYMSGLLALLAASLDERLENVFVNYTLYSFRSLIREKQIFPASVFLFNILRYFDLPQIISSIAPRYLTLSNLVDGLGYPVPMEYIKKEYSFLLNVYKLLEAKNNIQISAIPSKILIKNLQKWFREQLGLTTLAAKIYAQNINQKVVTFESLMKNTDFNKKRLRKAFTELLKKEILKPSYSYTEKYTLIPLPEVFKKINISLENDFNEKMFIPFKKIIK, encoded by the coding sequence ATGTTAAAAAAAGAATTAGGTGATTGGCTTCAAATTCAGCATGAAATGATGCTTTCTATAGATTCCCCGACATTTAGACTCATGATGTTGGATTTTATTGAAAATTACACTGAAAATTTAGTTAGAAAATCCTTGCCAAAAAATATAGAAGAATGGAAATGTATGAAAGATAATATAAAAGAGAAACTTCTAAAATCTCTTGGTTTACTGCCTCTTCCAGAAAGGAAGGAGCTGAAAATCGAAAAAACAGGTATTTTAAAAAAAGATGATTACCATATTGAAAAAATAGTTTTTGAAGCTTGGCCTAAAATTAAAGTAACTGGTCATTTATATGTGCCAGAAAAAGCCTCTTTTCCTGCACCAGCTATACTTTATGCTTGTGGACATTGGCTTGAAAATGGAAAATTTGAGCCTGATATACAAGCTTGTTGTATAGGTTTAGCTAAACTTGGTTTTGTAGTTTTTGTAATAGACCCCATAGGCCAAGGAGAGAGAGGGCCTAGATGGTATGATCATGGACATTTAGAAATACTTTTGGTAGGTTTGTCGCAAGCTGGTTTTAGTGTATGGGAACATATTCGAGCAATAGATTTACTTTCTTCTTTAGATATAGTAGATCCAAATAAAATAGGTATGACCGGTGCTTCTGGTGGTGGATTATATACTCTTTATACTTCAGCCATAGATGAACGTATTAAAGTGAGTGTTCCAGTTTGTTATATAACCTCATTTTTACCATTTTTAAAATCTATGAGAGGTGCGAATTGGAACGGAGGAATAGATCTTTGTAATCAGGTTCCAAATATAATATCTTATGCTGATACTTATGAGACTGTCGGACTCTTAGCTCCTCGTCCATGTATGATAATTACTGCTTCAAAAGATCCACAATTCACTCCTCAAGCTGCTAAAGATGTTTACGATAAAGCGTCAATGATATATGACCTATATAAGGAAAAAAATAAGATCGCATTGGTAGAGGTGGATTCGGTTCATGGATATTGTAAAGAAATGCGTGAAGCAGCATATGGCTGGTTCATGAAATGGCTTATGGGTAAAGGAAATGGTTCTCCTATTTCAGAACCTATCTTTACGGTAGAAGATCCACTTTCATCAGAAATAAGATGCCTACCTACACCCCTCCTCCAAGGTTCATTAATAACTCAACTTGTGGAAGAATTAGATAAAAAAAATATTTATAAACTTCCTAAAGACAAAAATGAGTTAATTGAATATCAAAATTTTGTAAGAGCTAAACTAATAGAGATCTTAGGCAACTTCCCTGAAAAAAGTGATTTAAATGAAAGGGTTACGTCTATAGGTAAATTTAAAGATTTTGTGATAGAACGTGTTTTATTCTCAAGTGAACATGGTATCCAAGTACCTTCTTTCTTAATATTACCTAATAAAGTAGATTTAAAGTCTTTCATAATATATTTGGATGATAAGGGAAAAGAACAATGTTTAAAAAATATGTTATCTGACTTCTTTATTAAGCAGAAAATACCTATTTTTGCTATAGATGTCCGTGGAATCGGAGATACAAAATATGCTGAAGAATTTGAAATTGCTACAGACTCATTGATGATAGGTAGAAGTCTTTTAGGACAAAGAGTTTGGGATATTATAAGAGCCGTTGACTATCTTTATAAAAGGTTTTCTTCAACTCATGTTAAAATAATTGGTAATGGTTATATGTCAGGATTATTAGCTTTATTAGCGGCAAGTTTAGATGAAAGGTTAGAAAATGTTTTCGTGAATTATACTTTATATTCCTTCAGATCTCTTATCAGAGAGAAACAAATATTCCCCGCTTCAGTATTTCTATTCAATATATTAAGATACTTTGATTTACCACAAATTATTTCTTCTATTGCACCTAGATATTTGACACTTAGTAATCTTGTAGATGGTTTAGGTTATCCAGTACCTATGGAATATATAAAAAAAGAATATTCCTTTTTATTAAATGTCTACAAACTTTTAGAGGCGAAAAACAACATTCAAATTTCAGCTATTCCTTCAAAAATTCTGATAAAAAATTTACAAAAATGGTTTAGGGAACAATTAGGTTTAACAACTTTAGCAGCAAAAATTTATGCTCAAAATATTAATCAGAAAGTAGTAACATTCGAATCTCTTATGAAAAATACTGATTTTAATAAAAAACGTTTAAGAAAAGCCTTCACCGAATTACTTAAAAAAGAAATTTTAAAACCGAGTTATTCTTATACGGAGAAATATACTTTAATTCCTTTACCAGAAGTTTTTAAAAAAATTAATATTTCTTTAGAAAATGATTTTAATGAGAAAATGTTTATCCCCTTTAAAAAAATAATCAAGTAA
- the cysS gene encoding cysteine--tRNA ligase: protein MKEMLEMALYLYNTLSRKIEEFKPLKDKIITIYSCGPTVYDSPHIGHGRHEIIMDSFTRFLEYIGYEVRYVENITDIDDKIIAKAEKMGLTPGEVALIFTLDYFEQMEKLGVRRAWRHPQATNHIQEMIEMIKSLIEKGYAYEVDGDVYFSVNKFKEYGKLSKQDINSLRKGARVEIDERKKDPIDFALWKKSKPNEPAWSSPWGMGRCGWHIECSVMSIKYLGETIDIHAGGEELIFPHHENEIAQSEAYTGKPFVRYWMHHGLITIKAEKMAKSIGNVILINELLERYDADTFRYFVLSAHYRNPLEYSEESMIAAQNTMNNVKRAIKKIEYALSYPSKEIKEEINIEIEKFKEEIIKELSYDFNTPKALALLIELTYKIADNANKINSEDLKEFLKTIKELWNALGFFQEKKLDKKEILIKDLLKIILEIREIEREKKNYELSDFIREKLRKLGIEIEDTPYGTFWFLNRS, encoded by the coding sequence ATGAAGGAAATGTTAGAAATGGCACTATATCTCTACAATACTTTATCAAGAAAAATTGAAGAATTTAAGCCGCTTAAAGATAAAATAATTACTATTTATTCTTGTGGTCCAACAGTTTACGATTCGCCACATATTGGGCATGGAAGACATGAAATAATCATGGATTCTTTTACAAGATTTTTGGAATATATTGGCTATGAAGTTAGGTATGTTGAAAATATTACAGATATTGATGATAAAATTATTGCAAAAGCAGAGAAAATGGGTTTAACTCCAGGAGAAGTAGCTTTAATTTTCACATTAGATTATTTTGAACAAATGGAAAAATTAGGTGTTAGAAGAGCTTGGAGGCATCCTCAAGCAACAAATCACATTCAAGAAATGATTGAAATGATTAAAAGTTTAATTGAGAAAGGGTATGCATATGAAGTTGATGGAGATGTGTATTTTTCAGTTAATAAATTTAAAGAATATGGAAAATTATCTAAACAAGATATAAATTCTTTAAGAAAAGGTGCTAGAGTAGAAATTGATGAAAGAAAAAAAGATCCAATAGATTTTGCTTTATGGAAAAAGTCCAAACCAAATGAGCCTGCTTGGTCAAGTCCATGGGGCATGGGTAGATGTGGTTGGCATATAGAGTGCTCTGTAATGTCGATTAAATATTTGGGAGAAACGATAGACATTCATGCAGGTGGTGAGGAACTCATCTTCCCACATCATGAAAATGAAATTGCACAAAGTGAGGCATATACTGGAAAACCTTTTGTAAGATATTGGATGCATCATGGATTAATAACAATAAAAGCAGAAAAAATGGCTAAATCTATTGGAAATGTTATTCTCATAAATGAGTTACTAGAACGCTATGATGCGGATACTTTTAGATATTTTGTTCTTTCAGCTCATTATAGAAATCCATTAGAATATTCAGAAGAATCAATGATAGCAGCTCAAAATACAATGAATAATGTAAAAAGAGCAATTAAGAAAATCGAATATGCTTTATCTTATCCTTCTAAAGAAATAAAAGAGGAAATTAATATAGAAATTGAAAAATTCAAAGAAGAAATTATTAAAGAGCTTTCTTATGATTTTAATACTCCAAAAGCTTTAGCTTTGCTTATAGAATTAACTTATAAAATAGCAGATAATGCTAATAAAATAAATTCTGAAGATTTAAAAGAATTTTTAAAAACTATTAAAGAACTATGGAATGCGCTTGGTTTCTTTCAAGAAAAGAAATTAGATAAAAAAGAAATTCTCATAAAAGATTTATTAAAAATCATACTAGAAATTAGAGAAATTGAAAGAGAAAAGAAAAATTATGAATTATCAGATTTTATAAGAGAAAAATTGAGAAAATTGGGTATTGAAATAGAAGATACTCCATATGGAACTTTTTGGTTTTTAAATAGGAGCTAA
- a CDS encoding lipopolysaccharide kinase InaA family protein: MFNNKFKNLIDIALKASEKIINKNLIVALCIYGSHVSGYASPESDLDVILIAKDFNQKIKYFYVRDFTPIVSILVIDEKLFEQDVEQAYLGEFVAGRLFTPYYIVSGKEYINEMDLRLKRRTVLELTENLILERKLLSTELLIKPEYFLFEKLRRRAAAYPPAKYSYLKILYGINGEKNLESMLNGFRLALDKLVSENLFEKINDFYSPRKELVLKMLKDLKTPIKTMEEGERIIKMYLTHGFAGRLNPRLILEEAYSKIKRSIKIGFEKDLPDPENYLFINTDIGSQPAGIEWSITEFANKFYGISKKDFKIEKIGSLFNSTYLLNIPIKNKKIFVKKYLNWTDFKWIVAWIWTIGVRNFNVLASDRMANEIHFINTLKKEEFNVPNILHINWKRKLLFEEYIPSIDLLSLWKNYDRNSKECEEAAFKTGLNIAKVHKLNIAIGDCKAENFLLSNNKIYLTDLEQAEFNGDKAWDLAEMLFYPGHYLGTKKSIIFASSIVDGYLKEGNEEILASSMKLSYSRLLVPWTPPWIIKEVQNIVYEKIKK, translated from the coding sequence ATGTTCAATAATAAATTTAAAAATTTAATCGATATAGCCCTTAAAGCATCTGAAAAAATTATTAATAAAAATCTCATAGTAGCATTATGCATTTATGGTTCACATGTAAGTGGATATGCTTCTCCTGAAAGTGATTTGGATGTTATTTTAATTGCTAAAGATTTTAATCAAAAAATAAAATATTTTTATGTAAGAGATTTTACACCTATTGTTTCTATTTTAGTTATTGATGAAAAATTATTTGAACAAGATGTTGAACAAGCATATCTTGGAGAATTTGTTGCTGGTAGATTATTTACTCCATATTATATTGTTAGTGGAAAAGAATATATAAATGAAATGGATTTAAGATTAAAAAGAAGAACAGTTCTCGAGCTTACAGAAAACTTAATTTTAGAAAGGAAACTTTTATCAACAGAATTATTAATAAAACCAGAATATTTCCTTTTCGAAAAACTTAGAAGGAGAGCAGCTGCATATCCTCCAGCAAAATATAGTTATTTAAAAATTCTTTATGGAATAAATGGTGAGAAAAATTTAGAATCTATGTTAAATGGTTTTAGATTAGCTTTAGATAAATTAGTTTCAGAAAATCTTTTTGAAAAAATAAATGATTTTTATTCTCCAAGAAAAGAATTAGTTTTAAAAATGCTAAAGGATTTAAAAACTCCAATAAAAACTATGGAAGAAGGTGAAAGAATAATTAAAATGTATTTAACACATGGTTTTGCAGGAAGATTAAATCCAAGGCTTATACTTGAAGAAGCATATTCTAAGATTAAAAGAAGTATTAAAATTGGATTCGAAAAAGATTTACCTGATCCAGAAAATTATTTATTCATTAATACTGATATAGGCTCTCAACCAGCTGGAATAGAATGGTCTATAACAGAATTTGCTAATAAATTCTATGGAATAAGTAAAAAAGATTTTAAAATAGAGAAAATTGGTTCTTTATTCAATTCAACTTATTTATTAAATATTCCAATTAAAAATAAAAAAATTTTTGTTAAAAAATATTTGAATTGGACAGATTTTAAATGGATTGTAGCATGGATATGGACAATAGGTGTTAGAAACTTTAATGTTCTTGCTAGTGATAGAATGGCTAATGAAATTCATTTTATTAATACTCTTAAAAAGGAAGAGTTTAATGTTCCAAATATACTCCATATTAATTGGAAAAGAAAGCTTTTATTTGAAGAATACATTCCAAGCATAGATTTATTATCTTTATGGAAAAATTATGATAGAAATTCAAAAGAATGTGAAGAAGCAGCTTTTAAAACTGGTTTAAATATTGCTAAAGTACATAAATTAAATATTGCTATTGGAGATTGTAAAGCTGAAAATTTCTTATTAAGTAATAATAAAATATATTTAACAGATTTGGAACAAGCAGAATTTAATGGAGATAAAGCATGGGATTTAGCTGAAATGCTTTTTTATCCAGGGCATTATTTAGGAACTAAAAAAAGCATAATTTTTGCTTCAAGTATAGTGGATGGATATTTAAAAGAAGGGAATGAAGAAATATTAGCTTCTTCTATGAAATTAAGTTATAGTAGATTATTAGTTCCTTGGACTCCTCCTTGGATTATAAAAGAAGTACAAAATATTGTTTATGAAAAAATTAAAAAATAA
- a CDS encoding archaemetzincin family Zn-dependent metalloprotease — protein sequence MEKILKIVPLENELKDLCNIISEKIKETYLMENKIEYVDINIPDFSYDKNRKQYNAFLMLSSFSNIFSEYTLFITNKDIYVPRMNFIFGLAWKRLAIISIARLLPTFYGEKMDYNIFISRVIKEAIHEIGHLLSLSHCPNSKCVMHFSNSIYDTDYKNEKPCQKCYSILKNKGII from the coding sequence ATGGAAAAAATTTTAAAAATTGTTCCATTAGAAAATGAATTAAAAGATTTATGTAATATAATTTCTGAAAAAATAAAAGAAACATATTTAATGGAAAATAAAATAGAATATGTTGATATAAATATTCCAGATTTTTCTTATGATAAAAATAGGAAACAATACAATGCTTTTTTAATGTTATCTTCCTTTTCAAATATTTTTTCTGAGTATACTCTTTTTATTACAAATAAAGATATTTATGTTCCTCGAATGAATTTTATTTTTGGACTTGCATGGAAAAGATTAGCAATAATTTCTATAGCACGACTTTTACCTACTTTTTATGGAGAAAAAATGGATTATAATATTTTCATTTCTAGAGTTATTAAAGAAGCAATTCATGAAATTGGTCATTTATTAAGTTTATCCCATTGTCCAAATTCTAAATGCGTTATGCATTTTAGCAATTCAATATATGATACAGATTATAAAAATGAAAAACCATGTCAAAAATGTTATTCCATTTTAAAAAATAAAGGAATAATTTAA
- a CDS encoding methyltransferase, whose protein sequence is MFSKEKLIKMDLSGTEIILKLNKHVYSPSKVSYLIAKNLIINKNDIVLDIGTGIGILAIIASKLGAEKVFAIEISFKALKNAKENIILNKIFNIELINGSLYNPLKKKEFFDLIVCNPPMTPSPKPVSIYTWGGYDGRKILDEVIKNASNYLKKNGRLIIPTISVCNIEKTKLMIKELNFSLKIIAEDLFPFSKIMIKLIDHIKSLPRAEIFYKDNIPHFKAIIFEAIKN, encoded by the coding sequence ATGTTTTCTAAAGAAAAATTAATCAAAATGGATTTATCTGGAACAGAAATTATATTAAAATTAAATAAGCATGTATATTCTCCATCAAAGGTATCTTATTTAATAGCTAAAAATCTTATAATAAATAAGAATGATATAGTTTTAGATATTGGAACTGGAATAGGAATTCTTGCAATAATTGCTTCTAAATTAGGTGCTGAGAAAGTTTTTGCTATAGAAATTTCTTTTAAAGCTTTAAAAAATGCTAAAGAAAATATTATTCTTAATAAAATATTTAATATAGAATTAATAAACGGTTCATTGTATAATCCATTGAAGAAAAAAGAATTTTTTGATTTAATTGTATGCAATCCGCCTATGACTCCTTCTCCTAAACCTGTCTCAATATATACTTGGGGTGGATACGATGGAAGAAAAATTCTTGATGAAGTTATAAAAAATGCAAGTAATTATTTAAAAAAGAATGGTAGATTGATTATTCCAACAATATCTGTTTGTAATATTGAAAAAACAAAACTTATGATTAAAGAATTAAATTTTTCTTTAAAAATAATTGCAGAAGATTTATTTCCATTTAGTAAAATTATGATAAAATTAATCGACCATATAAAATCTCTTCCTCGTGCTGAAATATTTTACAAAGATAATATCCCACATTTTAAAGCAATTATTTTTGAAGCTATTAAAAATTAA
- a CDS encoding pyridoxal phosphate-dependent aminotransferase, with translation MVKSISSRAELVSAEAAFFVLSKAKELEAIGKKIIHLEIGEPDFDTPKYIKDAAIESLLKGETHYTPSAGLPELRQAIAEKAKEERGIDIDWKKNVVVTTGAKQAIFTSLTTILNEGDEVLYPNPGFPAYESTILFSGAKPIPVILEEENEFRMIPEKVNELITNKTKAIILNSPHNPCGSVLKKEDVKGIAEIAEDHDLYLISDEIYKHIIFDGLKHYSAACFGKGLENTIIIDGLSKSYAMTGWRCGYVIAPEEVTKRVIKLVNVITSCMGAFIQKAGIAALKGSMEAVNEMVKKYDERRKIMISEFEKIENAYLFKPRGAFYGWINVKKPLEKRKMNSEKFVEYLMENYGVAVLHGSSLGKYGEGYIRICFATSEENIINGIRLLGKAVNELMK, from the coding sequence ATGGTTAAAAGCATTTCTTCCAGAGCAGAATTAGTAAGCGCTGAAGCAGCCTTTTTTGTATTAAGTAAAGCTAAAGAACTTGAAGCAATCGGAAAAAAGATTATCCATTTAGAAATAGGAGAACCAGATTTTGATACTCCAAAATATATTAAAGATGCAGCTATAGAAAGTTTATTAAAAGGAGAAACTCATTATACACCTTCAGCTGGTCTTCCAGAATTAAGGCAAGCAATAGCTGAAAAAGCTAAAGAAGAACGAGGAATAGATATTGATTGGAAAAAGAATGTAGTAGTAACTACTGGAGCTAAACAAGCAATTTTTACTTCATTAACAACAATTTTAAATGAAGGAGATGAAGTATTATATCCAAATCCTGGTTTTCCAGCTTATGAATCTACAATTCTATTTTCAGGAGCAAAACCTATCCCTGTAATACTTGAAGAAGAAAATGAATTTAGAATGATTCCTGAAAAAGTAAATGAATTGATTACAAACAAAACTAAAGCAATTATTTTAAATTCTCCTCATAATCCTTGCGGCTCCGTTCTTAAAAAAGAAGATGTTAAAGGAATAGCTGAAATAGCTGAAGATCATGATCTATATCTTATATCAGATGAAATATATAAGCACATTATATTCGATGGATTAAAGCATTATTCAGCAGCATGTTTTGGAAAAGGATTGGAAAATACAATCATTATTGATGGATTATCTAAAAGCTATGCAATGACAGGATGGAGATGTGGATATGTTATAGCTCCTGAAGAAGTGACAAAAAGAGTAATAAAACTTGTTAATGTAATAACATCTTGTATGGGAGCATTTATACAAAAAGCTGGAATAGCTGCTTTAAAAGGTTCAATGGAAGCAGTAAATGAAATGGTTAAAAAATATGATGAAAGGAGAAAAATAATGATTTCTGAATTTGAGAAAATAGAAAATGCTTATTTATTTAAACCAAGAGGAGCTTTCTATGGATGGATAAATGTGAAAAAGCCATTGGAAAAAAGAAAAATGAATTCTGAAAAATTTGTTGAATATTTAATGGAAAATTATGGAGTTGCAGTTCTTCATGGTTCTTCATTAGGAAAATATGGAGAAGGATATATTAGAATATGCTTTGCAACTTCGGAAGAAAATATAATTAATGGAATAAGATTATTAGGAAAAGCAGTAAATGAATTAATGAAATAA
- the deoC gene encoding deoxyribose-phosphate aldolase: protein MYIPKINELASKIDLTLLKPDATINDIENLCKNAIKYKFWAVCINPFFVKFVSEKLKKHNIYTCTVIGFPLGSTTTSTKLFEACEALENGANEIDMVMNISAFKSRNYEYVKNEIKNIVEESKRRKPESIIKVIIETCLLNNEEKNIACNIIISAGADFVKTSTGFSKSGATIEDVKLLKSIVNGKLKIKASGGIRNLKQALDMIEAGADRIGTSHGIEIIEELLNISKKKFNSEMK from the coding sequence ATGTATATTCCAAAAATTAATGAATTAGCTTCTAAAATAGATTTAACTCTTCTTAAACCCGATGCTACTATTAATGATATAGAAAACCTTTGTAAAAATGCTATTAAATATAAATTTTGGGCAGTTTGTATAAATCCATTCTTTGTAAAATTTGTATCTGAAAAATTAAAAAAACATAATATATATACATGTACAGTTATAGGTTTTCCTCTTGGTTCAACAACTACTTCTACAAAATTATTTGAAGCATGTGAAGCTTTAGAAAATGGAGCAAATGAAATTGATATGGTAATGAATATAAGCGCTTTCAAATCAAGAAACTATGAATATGTTAAAAATGAAATAAAAAATATTGTTGAAGAATCTAAAAGAAGAAAACCAGAATCTATAATTAAAGTAATAATAGAAACTTGTTTATTAAATAATGAAGAAAAAAATATTGCATGCAATATAATTATTTCAGCTGGTGCTGATTTTGTAAAAACTTCAACAGGTTTCTCTAAAAGTGGAGCAACAATAGAAGATGTGAAATTATTAAAAAGCATTGTTAATGGAAAATTAAAAATAAAAGCATCAGGAGGGATTAGAAATTTAAAACAAGCCTTGGATATGATTGAAGCAGGAGCTGATAGGATAGGTACTTCTCATGGAATTGAAATTATTGAAGAACTTTTAAATATTTCCAAAAAAAAGTTCAATAGTGAAATGAAATGA
- the gatD gene encoding Glu-tRNA(Gln) amidotransferase subunit GatD, translating into MSISGYRGYVKKILEENGLKIGDYIQVKLEDYVYEGILMPRYELADDEHIVLKLNNGYNIGIRIKNVKFLKKISEATPPKYEIPPLSLFKEEMPIVAIIGTGGTIASRIDYRTGAVRPALTAEEICSIVPELINIASIKAEVLFSIYSEDITIFHWKKIAERINELIKEKVNGIVITHGTDTMGYSAAALSFAIQKPPIPIVFVGSQRSSDRPSSDSATNLISAVKIAAEAPFGEVVVAMHSWHSDDRIAIHRGTKVMKLHTSSRNAFNSINIDPIAYVFQDKIEMNIEDFNPRGNYNEYSYYPNFSDKATLIKFYPNFNPEIIDWFIDKGYKGIILEGTGLGHVSKNSIKNIKKAIDKNVFIGMTSQCIWGTVDMFVYETGRDLLAAGVTPLGDMLPNTALVKLMWVLGQTSDIEKIKEMMLTNIAGEYSDKRGPFKINA; encoded by the coding sequence ATGAGTATTTCAGGATATAGAGGTTATGTGAAAAAAATACTTGAAGAAAATGGATTAAAAATAGGAGATTATATTCAAGTAAAATTAGAAGATTATGTTTATGAAGGAATACTTATGCCAAGGTATGAATTGGCTGATGATGAACATATTGTATTAAAACTTAATAATGGATATAACATAGGTATAAGAATTAAAAATGTAAAATTTCTTAAGAAAATTTCTGAAGCTACTCCTCCAAAATATGAAATTCCACCTTTATCTCTTTTTAAAGAAGAAATGCCAATTGTAGCTATAATAGGTACTGGAGGAACTATTGCAAGTAGAATAGATTATAGAACAGGAGCTGTTAGACCAGCTTTAACAGCAGAAGAAATATGTTCAATAGTTCCAGAATTGATTAATATAGCTTCTATAAAAGCTGAGGTTCTATTTAGTATCTATAGCGAAGATATTACAATATTTCATTGGAAAAAAATAGCTGAAAGGATAAATGAATTAATAAAAGAGAAAGTTAATGGAATAGTTATTACACATGGTACAGACACAATGGGTTATTCTGCAGCTGCTTTAAGTTTTGCTATACAAAAACCTCCAATTCCAATAGTTTTTGTTGGTTCTCAAAGGTCTTCTGATAGACCAAGTAGTGATTCAGCAACAAACTTAATTTCAGCTGTAAAAATTGCTGCTGAAGCGCCATTTGGAGAAGTTGTTGTAGCAATGCATTCATGGCATTCTGATGATAGAATAGCAATTCATAGAGGAACAAAAGTTATGAAGCTTCATACAAGTAGTAGGAATGCTTTCAATTCTATAAATATAGATCCAATTGCATATGTTTTTCAAGATAAAATAGAAATGAATATAGAAGACTTTAATCCTAGAGGAAATTATAACGAATATTCTTATTATCCTAATTTTAGTGATAAAGCTACATTAATAAAATTCTATCCAAATTTTAATCCAGAAATAATTGATTGGTTTATAGATAAAGGATATAAAGGGATAATCTTAGAAGGGACAGGTTTAGGGCATGTATCGAAAAATTCAATAAAAAATATTAAAAAAGCAATAGATAAAAATGTATTCATTGGAATGACTTCACAATGTATTTGGGGAACAGTTGATATGTTCGTATATGAAACTGGAAGAGATTTATTGGCTGCAGGAGTAACTCCTTTAGGAGACATGCTTCCAAATACTGCATTAGTTAAACTTATGTGGGTTTTAGGTCAAACAAGTGATATAGAAAAAATAAAAGAAATGATGTTAACTAATATAGCTGGTGAATATAGTGATAAAAGAGGACCTTTTAAAATCAATGCTTGA